Proteins from a single region of Alloscardovia omnicolens:
- the eno gene encoding phosphopyruvate hydratase: protein MSAIESVYARQILDSRGNPTVEVVLSTEYGVTGKGLVPSGASTGDAEAWERRDGDKSVYMGKGVLEAVKAVNEVIAPAVIGMEVSDQRSLDATMIELDGTANKGKLGANAILGVSLAAIYAAAEEAEQPLYRYLGGTNGHILPVPNMNIMNGGAHADFATDIQEYMISPYGFETYSEALRAGVEVYHTLKSVLKKEGLATGLGDEGGFAPKMKSNEDSLKYIMRAIEAAGYEPGKQIGISLDVASTEFYNKETNKYHFDGEDREAAYMLDYYENLINEYPIVSIEDPFQEEGWEDWAAITARLGDRLQFVGDDLLVTNPARLAKGIELGAANSLLVKLNQIGSVTETLDAIELATKSGFTSMVSHRSGETSDTTISDLAVAKNTGQIKTGAPARGERIAKYNRLIEIEEELGSNAVYAGYSAFKACKKYIAK, encoded by the coding sequence GTGTCCGCAATTGAAAGTGTATACGCACGTCAAATTCTTGATTCCCGCGGTAACCCAACCGTAGAAGTTGTTCTCAGCACTGAGTACGGCGTTACAGGTAAGGGTCTTGTTCCTTCCGGTGCTTCAACTGGTGATGCAGAGGCTTGGGAACGTCGCGATGGCGATAAGTCTGTTTACATGGGTAAGGGCGTTCTTGAAGCTGTTAAGGCTGTAAACGAAGTTATTGCCCCAGCAGTTATCGGTATGGAAGTTTCTGACCAGCGTTCCCTCGATGCAACCATGATTGAACTTGATGGTACCGCAAACAAGGGTAAGCTCGGCGCAAACGCAATTTTGGGTGTATCTTTGGCAGCTATCTATGCAGCAGCTGAAGAAGCAGAACAGCCATTGTACCGCTACTTGGGTGGTACTAACGGTCACATCTTGCCAGTGCCAAACATGAACATCATGAACGGTGGTGCTCACGCTGATTTCGCAACCGATATTCAGGAATACATGATTTCTCCATACGGCTTCGAAACCTATAGCGAAGCTTTGCGTGCAGGCGTTGAAGTGTACCACACTTTGAAGTCTGTTTTGAAGAAGGAAGGTCTCGCAACTGGTCTGGGTGACGAAGGTGGCTTCGCTCCTAAGATGAAGTCCAACGAAGACTCCCTCAAGTACATCATGCGTGCAATCGAAGCTGCAGGCTATGAGCCAGGCAAGCAGATTGGTATTTCTCTTGACGTAGCTTCTACTGAGTTCTACAACAAGGAAACCAACAAGTATCACTTCGACGGTGAAGACCGTGAAGCAGCATACATGCTCGATTACTACGAGAACCTCATCAACGAATACCCAATCGTATCCATTGAAGATCCATTCCAGGAAGAAGGTTGGGAAGACTGGGCAGCTATTACTGCACGTCTTGGTGACCGTCTTCAGTTCGTTGGCGACGATTTGCTCGTTACCAACCCAGCACGTTTGGCTAAGGGCATCGAATTGGGCGCAGCTAACTCTCTGCTCGTAAAGCTCAACCAGATTGGTTCCGTAACTGAAACTCTCGATGCTATTGAATTGGCAACTAAGAGTGGCTTCACCTCCATGGTTTCTCACCGTTCTGGTGAAACTTCTGACACCACCATCTCTGATCTTGCAGTGGCAAAGAACACTGGCCAGATTAAGACTGGTGCTCCAGCTCGTGGTGAGCGTATTGCTAAGTACAACCGTCTCATTGAGATTGAGGAAGAGCTTGGCTCTAACGCAGTATACGCTGGTTATTCTGCATTCAAGGCTTGCAAGAAGTATATTGCTAAGTAG